One part of the Streptomyces sp. NBC_00286 genome encodes these proteins:
- a CDS encoding UdgX family uracil-DNA binding protein (This protein belongs to the uracil DNA glycosylase superfamily, members of which act in excision repair of DNA. However, it belongs more specifically to UdgX branch, whose founding member was found to bind uracil in DNA (where it does not belong), without cleaving it, appears to promote DNA repair by a pathway involving RecA, rather than base excision.): protein MVTTRAPEDAYTAEPFVPERGGLAALRKAAADCRGCPLHRDATQTVFGNGDTDARVLIVGEQPGDQEDRQGKPFVGPAGRLLDRALAEAGIDPAQTYVTNAVKHFKFTLPHSRLRSSGGTPIAPGKRRIHKAPSLREMTACGPWLAAELALVDPELIVILGATAGKALLGSSFRVTQQRGTLLEEEIHGRQTRVVATIHPSAALRADDREAVYQGLVSDLKVAARALA from the coding sequence ATGGTCACCACCAGGGCCCCCGAGGACGCGTACACGGCGGAGCCGTTCGTGCCGGAGCGCGGCGGCCTGGCCGCCCTGCGCAAAGCCGCCGCCGACTGCCGCGGCTGCCCCCTGCACCGGGACGCCACACAGACCGTGTTCGGCAACGGCGACACAGACGCCCGCGTACTGATCGTCGGCGAACAGCCGGGCGACCAGGAGGACCGGCAGGGCAAGCCGTTCGTCGGCCCCGCGGGCCGCCTGCTCGACCGCGCCCTGGCCGAGGCAGGCATCGACCCCGCCCAGACGTACGTCACGAACGCCGTCAAGCACTTCAAATTCACCCTCCCCCACTCTCGGCTTCGCTCGAGCGGGGGGACCCCCATCGCCCCCGGCAAGCGCCGTATCCACAAGGCCCCCAGCCTGCGCGAGATGACCGCCTGCGGCCCCTGGCTGGCCGCCGAACTGGCCCTGGTGGACCCGGAGTTGATCGTCATACTCGGCGCAACGGCGGGCAAGGCCCTGCTCGGCTCCTCGTTCCGCGTCACGCAGCAACGCGGAACCCTCCTGGAGGAGGAGATCCACGGCCGCCAGACCCGCGTGGTCGCCACCATCCACCCGTCCGCAGCCCTACGCGCCGACGACCGCGAGGCGGTGTACCAGGGCCTGGTCTCCGACCTGAAGGTGGCGGCAAGGGCACTGGCCTGA
- a CDS encoding nucleoside deaminase — MEPMDQAQARAWLATAVEEARAGLAEGGIPIGAALYGADGTLLGRGHNRRVQDDDPSMHAETSAFRAAGRQRTYRGTTMVTTLSPCWYCSGLVRQFGISRVVIGEATTFHGGHDWLAEHGVEIVLLNDPECTALMHDFIKNNPALWNEDIGE; from the coding sequence ATGGAGCCCATGGATCAGGCACAGGCACGCGCATGGCTCGCCACCGCCGTCGAGGAGGCGCGCGCGGGGCTCGCCGAGGGCGGCATCCCGATCGGCGCCGCGCTGTACGGCGCCGACGGGACGCTCCTCGGCCGCGGCCACAACCGCCGCGTCCAGGACGACGACCCGTCCATGCACGCGGAGACATCCGCCTTCCGCGCGGCCGGCCGGCAGCGGACGTACCGCGGTACGACGATGGTCACGACCCTCTCGCCGTGCTGGTACTGCTCCGGCCTGGTGCGGCAGTTCGGCATCTCGCGGGTGGTGATCGGCGAGGCGACGACATTCCACGGCGGCCACGACTGGCTGGCCGAACACGGTGTAGAGATCGTCCTGTTGAACGACCCCGAGTGCACCGCCCTGATGCACGACTTCATCAAGAACAACCCGGCTCTGTGGAACGAGGACATCGGTGAGTGA
- a CDS encoding menaquinone biosynthesis decarboxylase produces the protein MAYDDLRSLLRALEREGDLKRVKAEVDPYLEVGEIVDRVQKSGGPALLFENVRGSAMPLAMNVFGTDRRLLKALGLKSYGEISEKIGGLLKPELPHGFVGVREAFGKLGAMTHVPPKKVKSDNAPVQEVVVKGDDVDLDQLPALFTWPKDGGSFFNLGLTHTKDPESGIRNLGLYRLQRHDKRTIGMHWQIHKDSRNHYQVAARRGEKLPVAIAFGCPPAVTYASTAPLPGDIDEYLFAGFLQGKRIEMVDCKTVPLQVPAQAEVVLEGWLEPGEMLPEGPFGDHTGFYTPQEPFPALTIDCVTMRKRPLLQSIVVGRPPTEDGPLGRATERFFLPLLKIIVPDIVDYHLPEAGGFHNCAIVAIDKKYPKHAQKVMHAIWGAHMMSLSKLIVIVDSDCDVHDLHEVAWRALGNTDYARDLTVVEGPVDHLDHASYQQFWGGKAGIDATKKWPEEGYTRDGGWPDMVLSDPETAALVDRRWKEYGLK, from the coding sequence ATGGCTTACGACGATCTTCGCTCCCTGCTCAGGGCACTGGAACGCGAGGGTGACCTCAAGCGAGTCAAGGCCGAGGTCGACCCGTATCTGGAAGTGGGGGAGATCGTCGACCGCGTACAGAAGTCGGGCGGCCCGGCGCTGCTCTTCGAGAACGTACGCGGGTCGGCCATGCCGCTCGCGATGAACGTCTTCGGGACCGACCGGCGCCTGCTCAAGGCGCTCGGCCTGAAGTCGTACGGCGAGATCAGCGAGAAGATCGGCGGGCTGCTCAAGCCCGAACTGCCGCACGGGTTCGTCGGCGTGCGGGAGGCCTTCGGGAAGCTCGGCGCCATGACGCACGTACCGCCGAAGAAGGTGAAGTCCGACAACGCGCCCGTGCAGGAGGTCGTGGTCAAGGGCGACGACGTCGACCTCGACCAGCTCCCGGCCCTCTTCACCTGGCCGAAGGACGGCGGGTCTTTCTTCAACCTCGGGCTCACCCACACCAAGGACCCGGAGAGCGGCATCCGCAACCTCGGGCTGTACCGCCTCCAACGCCACGACAAGCGCACCATCGGCATGCACTGGCAGATCCACAAGGACAGCCGGAACCACTATCAAGTGGCCGCGCGCCGGGGCGAGAAGCTGCCCGTCGCGATCGCGTTCGGGTGCCCGCCCGCCGTCACCTACGCCTCCACCGCCCCCCTCCCCGGCGACATCGACGAGTACCTCTTCGCCGGGTTCCTCCAGGGCAAGCGGATCGAGATGGTCGACTGCAAGACGGTGCCGCTCCAGGTGCCGGCGCAGGCAGAGGTCGTACTGGAGGGCTGGCTGGAACCGGGCGAGATGCTCCCGGAGGGGCCCTTCGGCGACCACACCGGCTTCTACACGCCGCAGGAACCCTTCCCCGCCCTGACCATCGACTGCGTCACGATGCGCAAGCGGCCGTTGCTCCAGTCGATCGTGGTGGGCCGGCCTCCGACGGAGGACGGCCCGCTGGGGCGGGCGACGGAGCGCTTCTTTCTGCCGCTGCTCAAGATCATCGTTCCCGACATCGTGGACTACCACCTCCCCGAGGCGGGCGGTTTCCACAACTGCGCGATCGTCGCGATCGACAAGAAGTACCCGAAGCACGCCCAGAAGGTGATGCACGCGATCTGGGGCGCGCACATGATGTCCCTGTCCAAGCTGATCGTGATCGTCGACTCGGACTGCGACGTCCACGATCTGCACGAGGTCGCGTGGCGCGCCCTCGGCAACACGGACTACGCCCGCGATCTCACGGTCGTAGAAGGCCCGGTCGACCACCTCGATCACGCCTCCTACCAGCAGTTCTGGGGCGGCAAGGCGGGCATCGACGCGACGAAGAAGTGGCCCGAGGAGGGCTACACGCGCGACGGCGGCTGGCCGGACATGGTGCTGTCCGACCCGGAAACGGCGGCGCTCGTCGACCGCCGCTGGAAGGAGTACGGACTCAAGTGA
- a CDS encoding Lrp/AsnC family transcriptional regulator, whose translation MDAVDRQLIQALRENGRASYAELGRLVGLSGPSVTDRINRLEAAGVITGYRATVDAASLGLGVTALIGISLSDAADHEDVAHRLRDLNEIEDCWFIAGDDSFMLKVRAPDVDGLEKTIRRLSGTKGVSRTRTTIVLSTKWENRVGELPEEA comes from the coding sequence ATGGACGCGGTGGACAGGCAGCTCATCCAGGCCCTCAGGGAGAACGGCCGGGCCTCCTACGCGGAGCTGGGACGCCTCGTCGGACTGTCGGGACCCAGCGTCACCGACCGCATCAACCGCCTGGAGGCCGCCGGTGTCATCACCGGCTACCGCGCGACGGTCGACGCCGCCTCGCTCGGCCTCGGCGTCACCGCCCTGATCGGCATCTCGCTCTCCGACGCCGCCGACCACGAGGACGTCGCGCACCGGCTGCGGGACCTGAACGAGATCGAGGACTGCTGGTTCATCGCGGGCGACGACTCGTTCATGCTCAAGGTCCGGGCGCCGGACGTGGACGGCCTGGAGAAGACGATCCGGCGGCTGTCGGGGACGAAGGGCGTATCCCGTACGCGTACGACGATCGTGCTCTCCACGAAGTGGGAGAACCGGGTGGGTGAGCTGCCCGAGGAGGCGTAA
- a CDS encoding rhomboid family intramembrane serine protease has translation MAGKDVSWTRSDRGWSQGERAKTAAKLMVGWVALLWLLEVVDVITGHSLDGLGITPRTPSELVDIVPASFIHFGFAHLAANTVPLLVLGFVAALGGLRRFAAVAALIIVADGLGVWLISPAHTNTAGASGLIFGLFGFLVISGFVERRPLGIVAGILIAAVWGSSILVGIAPTNTTVSWQGHLVGLVSGVAAAFLFRRRSASGSPERAIR, from the coding sequence ATGGCTGGTAAGGACGTCAGTTGGACCCGGAGTGACCGGGGCTGGTCGCAGGGCGAGCGGGCGAAGACCGCCGCCAAGTTGATGGTGGGCTGGGTGGCCCTGCTGTGGCTGCTCGAAGTCGTCGACGTGATCACGGGGCACTCGCTGGACGGCCTCGGGATCACTCCGCGTACGCCGTCGGAGCTGGTCGACATCGTGCCGGCCTCGTTCATCCATTTCGGCTTCGCCCACCTGGCAGCGAACACGGTTCCGCTGCTGGTCCTCGGCTTTGTCGCGGCGCTCGGCGGGCTGCGCCGTTTCGCCGCCGTGGCCGCGCTGATCATCGTGGCCGACGGGCTCGGCGTCTGGCTGATATCTCCGGCACACACCAACACCGCCGGGGCCTCCGGCCTGATCTTCGGGCTCTTCGGCTTCCTGGTGATCAGCGGCTTCGTGGAGCGACGGCCGCTCGGCATCGTGGCCGGGATACTGATCGCGGCAGTCTGGGGCAGCTCGATCCTCGTGGGCATAGCCCCCACCAACACCACGGTGAGCTGGCAGGGGCATCTCGTCGGCCTGGTGTCCGGCGTGGCAGCGGCGTTCCTGTTCCGCCGCCGCTCGGCCTCCGGCTCACCCGAAAGGGCCATACGGTAA
- a CDS encoding UbiX family flavin prenyltransferase: MKPGQTQRTPWIVGVSGASGTPYAAAVLRALLDAGESVDLIVSRASRLTLLDETGISFRDAHWDEDLREWLTRGADGKPGTFDIQAQDVRHWSPGDLAAGPSSGSYASKGMLIVPASTACVAGVALGLSKDLLQRAASVTLKERRKLVVAVRETPLNGQTLRHLVTLDDAGATVLPASPAFYAGATHIQDLVDFVAGRVLDAAGVEHTLYRRWEGELGGGSHPS; this comes from the coding sequence ATGAAGCCAGGACAGACGCAGCGCACGCCTTGGATCGTGGGGGTCTCGGGTGCGTCCGGTACGCCGTATGCCGCTGCTGTGCTGCGTGCGCTTCTGGATGCGGGGGAGAGCGTCGACCTGATCGTCAGCAGGGCTTCGCGGCTGACGTTGCTGGACGAGACGGGGATCAGCTTCCGGGACGCCCACTGGGACGAGGACCTGCGCGAATGGCTGACCCGTGGCGCGGACGGCAAGCCCGGCACCTTCGACATCCAGGCCCAGGACGTACGCCACTGGAGCCCCGGTGACCTGGCAGCGGGGCCGTCCTCAGGCTCGTACGCCTCGAAAGGCATGCTCATCGTGCCCGCGTCCACAGCCTGTGTCGCCGGCGTCGCGCTCGGCCTCTCGAAAGACCTGCTGCAACGCGCCGCGAGCGTCACGCTCAAGGAGCGCCGCAAGCTGGTCGTCGCCGTCCGCGAGACCCCGCTGAACGGGCAGACCCTGCGGCACCTGGTGACCCTGGACGACGCGGGAGCGACCGTACTGCCGGCGTCCCCGGCGTTCTACGCGGGCGCCACCCACATCCAGGACCTCGTCGACTTCGTCGCCGGGCGGGTGCTGGACGCGGCGGGCGTCGAGCACACGCTGTACCGCCGCTGGGAGGGCGAACTGGGCGGCGGCTCACACCCCTCTTGA
- a CDS encoding isopenicillin N synthase family dioxygenase translates to MSDPRIPTIDLRPWLSGDPEARKEIARTVDEALQTAGFLLVTGHGVDPELRTAIRDSARAFFRLPVEVKQPYAAQVGGRGWLGPGAEANGYAEGTETPPDLKESLTFATHEPFEDPVVNAEWYAPNVWPAEAPELRALCEEYLARMAALENHLLSLLGEALGLQPDFFTRHMSHPTYGFNINWYPGRDVLGDPEPNQFRIGPHTDFGTVTILDRQSGKGGLQVFTDEGGWENAPYDPEAFTINIGDLMSRWTGNRWRSGRHRVLPPPADAPAEELMSLVYFGECTPGTRVESVPAPVGRVAYDPVDSHVYLREKLDSITVG, encoded by the coding sequence GTGAGTGACCCCCGTATCCCCACGATCGATCTCCGCCCCTGGCTCTCCGGCGACCCCGAGGCCCGCAAGGAGATCGCCCGTACGGTCGACGAGGCCCTGCAGACGGCCGGGTTCCTGCTCGTGACGGGGCACGGCGTGGACCCGGAGCTGCGGACGGCCATCCGGGACTCCGCCCGCGCCTTCTTCCGGCTGCCGGTGGAGGTCAAGCAGCCGTACGCGGCCCAGGTCGGCGGCCGCGGCTGGCTCGGCCCGGGCGCGGAGGCCAACGGCTACGCGGAGGGAACCGAGACCCCGCCGGACCTGAAGGAGTCGCTGACGTTCGCGACACACGAGCCCTTCGAGGACCCGGTCGTGAACGCGGAGTGGTACGCGCCGAACGTCTGGCCCGCGGAAGCCCCCGAGCTGAGGGCGCTCTGCGAGGAGTACCTGGCGCGGATGGCAGCCCTGGAGAACCACCTCCTGAGCCTCCTCGGCGAAGCCCTCGGTCTCCAACCCGACTTCTTCACCCGGCACATGAGCCACCCCACCTACGGCTTCAACATCAACTGGTACCCGGGCAGGGATGTGTTGGGCGACCCCGAGCCGAACCAGTTCCGCATCGGCCCCCACACCGACTTCGGCACAGTCACGATCCTCGACCGACAGTCCGGCAAGGGCGGCCTACAGGTCTTCACAGACGAAGGCGGCTGGGAAAACGCCCCGTACGACCCCGAGGCGTTCACCATCAACATCGGCGACCTGATGTCCCGCTGGACCGGCAACCGCTGGCGCTCAGGCCGCCACCGGGTCCTGCCCCCGCCCGCGGACGCACCCGCCGAGGAGCTGATGTCCCTCGTCTACTTCGGCGAGTGCACGCCGGGGACACGCGTGGAGTCGGTGCCGGCGCCGGTCGGACGGGTGGCGTACGACCCGGTGGACTCGCACGTATACCTGCGGGAGAAGCTGGACTCGATCACGGTCGGCTGA
- the mqnP gene encoding menaquinone biosynthesis prenyltransferase MqnP: protein MSSASAAIPQPGRTKAFLRLVMIEHSVFALPFAYIAALTAMFQLDRNIHWGRLLLVTVAMVGLRTFAMAANRIIDREIDARNPRTAQRELVTGAMTVRHAWTGALVALVFFLGAAALLNPLCLALAPIAVIPMVVYPYGKRFTNFPQAILGLAQAMGPIGGWLAITGAWSWDAVILGLAVGIWIGGFDLIYACQDVETDREIGVMSVPARFGIPAAIWGARGCHTITTALFVWYALATDAGAFFWLGLLIVAAAFLYEHSIVKPHDLSRVNRAFFSTNGFIGISLFICALIDLLVRGLTV from the coding sequence GTGAGCAGCGCATCCGCAGCGATCCCGCAGCCCGGCCGTACGAAGGCGTTCCTGCGCCTCGTCATGATCGAGCACTCCGTCTTCGCGCTGCCCTTCGCCTACATCGCCGCGCTGACGGCGATGTTCCAGCTCGACCGGAACATCCACTGGGGCCGGCTACTCCTCGTCACCGTCGCGATGGTCGGGCTGCGTACGTTCGCCATGGCCGCGAACCGGATCATCGACCGCGAGATCGACGCCCGCAACCCTCGTACCGCGCAACGGGAGTTGGTCACCGGCGCGATGACCGTGCGGCACGCGTGGACGGGCGCGCTGGTCGCCTTGGTTTTCTTCCTCGGCGCCGCGGCCCTGCTCAACCCCCTCTGCCTCGCCCTCGCCCCCATCGCCGTGATCCCGATGGTGGTCTACCCCTACGGCAAACGGTTCACGAACTTCCCCCAGGCCATCCTCGGTCTAGCCCAGGCCATGGGCCCGATCGGCGGCTGGCTGGCGATCACCGGCGCATGGTCCTGGGACGCGGTGATCCTCGGCCTCGCGGTCGGCATCTGGATCGGCGGCTTCGACCTGATCTACGCCTGCCAGGACGTCGAGACGGACCGCGAGATCGGCGTCATGTCGGTCCCGGCCCGCTTCGGCATCCCGGCCGCCATCTGGGGCGCCCGCGGCTGCCACACCATCACCACGGCACTGTTCGTCTGGTACGCCCTGGCCACCGACGCGGGCGCCTTCTTCTGGCTGGGCCTGCTGATCGTCGCCGCCGCGTTCCTCTACGAGCACTCGATCGTGAAGCCGCACGACCTGTCCCGGGTGAACAGGGCGTTCTTCTCGACAAACGGCTTCATCGGAATCAGCCTCTTCATCTGCGCCCTGATCGACCTGCTGGTGCGCGGCCTCACGGTCTGA
- a CDS encoding PLD nuclease N-terminal domain-containing protein, translating to MLRVLMVLVPLGLSIYAFIDCISTDEKQIRYIPKPLWAMLVLLFPLVGSISWLLVGKERTPRRPAGGARRDGWVAPDDNPEFLKSLKDEEPKDEKRDERPDEKRDEDGEK from the coding sequence ATGCTCAGGGTGCTGATGGTGCTGGTGCCGCTGGGGCTCAGCATCTACGCGTTCATCGACTGCATCAGCACCGATGAGAAGCAGATCCGGTACATCCCGAAGCCGCTCTGGGCCATGCTCGTCCTGCTCTTCCCACTCGTGGGCTCCATCTCCTGGCTGCTGGTGGGCAAGGAGCGCACGCCGCGGCGCCCCGCGGGCGGAGCGCGCCGCGACGGCTGGGTGGCGCCGGACGACAACCCCGAGTTCCTGAAGTCCCTGAAGGACGAGGAACCGAAGGACGAGAAGCGCGACGAGAGGCCGGACGAAAAGCGAGACGAGGACGGCGAGAAGTGA
- a CDS encoding GNAT family N-acetyltransferase, with protein sequence MPLTFVLDPTVDPALRDGLLTLWADVSNAGGAVGFVPPVAPDAIRPELIKHLAAMSEGRMRLLIGRDEDGDVAATAFFAFNTHRLMTHWVWLYTVMVHPKHQGKGYGRDLLAAAAEAAAGFEGIDAIRLTCRGGLGLERFYASCGYKEVGRVPGAIRVASGDDRDDRDDITMLLPLTHLT encoded by the coding sequence ATGCCCCTTACGTTCGTCCTCGACCCCACCGTAGACCCCGCCCTCCGCGACGGCCTCCTCACCCTCTGGGCCGACGTCTCCAACGCAGGCGGCGCCGTCGGCTTCGTACCCCCCGTGGCCCCCGACGCGATCCGCCCGGAACTCATCAAGCACCTGGCCGCGATGAGCGAAGGCCGTATGCGGCTGCTGATCGGCCGCGACGAGGACGGAGACGTCGCCGCAACCGCCTTCTTCGCCTTCAACACGCACCGGCTGATGACGCACTGGGTATGGCTCTACACGGTGATGGTGCACCCGAAGCACCAGGGCAAGGGCTACGGACGCGACCTGCTCGCAGCCGCCGCGGAGGCGGCCGCCGGCTTCGAGGGCATCGACGCGATACGGCTCACCTGCCGCGGCGGACTCGGACTCGAGCGTTTCTATGCCTCCTGCGGCTACAAGGAGGTCGGCCGCGTACCCGGCGCGATCCGCGTAGCCTCCGGCGACGACCGCGACGACCGCGACGACATCACGATGCTGCTGCCACTCACCCACCTCACCTGA
- a CDS encoding DUF4229 domain-containing protein: protein MLRYTLMRLGIFVGCLVVVWGLVYSGIAPRGLGDSNGMWIVLLALVLSAPISFVVLRKERDRASAKIVERVDRTKANLERNRSQEDTADDAARGGAQGQPS from the coding sequence ATGCTCCGCTACACGCTGATGCGCCTCGGAATCTTCGTGGGCTGCCTCGTGGTCGTCTGGGGCCTCGTCTACTCCGGCATCGCCCCGCGCGGCCTCGGCGACTCCAACGGCATGTGGATCGTCCTGCTCGCCCTCGTGCTCTCGGCCCCGATCAGCTTCGTGGTCCTGCGCAAGGAGCGCGACCGTGCCTCCGCGAAGATCGTCGAGCGAGTGGACCGCACCAAGGCCAACCTGGAGCGCAACCGTTCCCAGGAGGACACCGCGGACGACGCGGCCCGCGGTGGCGCCCAGGGCCAGCCTTCGTAA
- the mqnE gene encoding aminofutalosine synthase MqnE, with amino-acid sequence MDVGLKRELEEKVRAGERLTREDGIALYESDDLAWLGGLAHEVRTRRNGDVVHFNVNRHLNMTNVCTASCAYCSFQRKPGEKDAYTMRIEEAVKLAKAMEGENLTELHIVNGLHPNLPWRYYPRSLSELKKALPNVSLKAFTATEIHHFETISGLSASEILDELIEAGLESLTGGGAEIFDWEVRQHIVDHRTHWEDWSRIHRLAHAKGLKTPCTMLYGHIEEPRHRVDHVLRLRELQDETGGFQVFIPLRYQHDFVDMKDGKVRNRLQARTQMATGAEALKTFAVSRLLFDNVPHVKVFWVMHGVQTAQLALQHGADDMDGSVVEYKITHDADNYGTPNKLTREDLLDLIRDAGFRPVERNTRYEIIREYEGPDASRRESPQPMRV; translated from the coding sequence ATGGACGTCGGGCTCAAGCGCGAGCTGGAGGAGAAGGTCCGGGCCGGTGAACGGCTCACTCGTGAGGACGGCATCGCGCTGTACGAGTCGGACGACCTGGCCTGGCTGGGCGGTCTCGCACACGAGGTGCGGACCCGTAGGAACGGTGACGTCGTCCACTTCAACGTCAACCGCCACCTCAACATGACGAACGTATGCACGGCGTCCTGTGCGTACTGCTCGTTCCAGCGGAAGCCGGGCGAGAAGGACGCGTACACGATGCGCATCGAGGAGGCGGTGAAGCTCGCCAAGGCGATGGAGGGCGAGAACCTCACCGAGCTGCACATCGTCAACGGGCTGCACCCGAATCTGCCGTGGCGTTATTACCCGCGGTCGCTGTCGGAGCTGAAGAAGGCGCTGCCGAACGTCTCTCTGAAGGCCTTCACGGCGACCGAGATCCACCACTTCGAGACGATCTCGGGCCTGTCGGCGTCGGAGATCCTGGACGAGCTGATCGAGGCGGGCCTGGAGTCCCTCACCGGTGGTGGTGCGGAGATCTTCGACTGGGAGGTACGCCAGCACATCGTCGACCACCGCACGCACTGGGAGGACTGGTCGCGCATCCACCGCCTGGCGCATGCGAAGGGCCTGAAGACCCCGTGCACCATGCTGTACGGCCACATCGAGGAGCCGAGGCACCGGGTCGATCACGTGCTCAGGCTGCGTGAACTGCAGGACGAGACGGGCGGCTTCCAGGTCTTCATCCCGTTGCGCTACCAGCACGACTTCGTCGACATGAAGGACGGCAAGGTACGCAACCGGCTGCAGGCGCGTACGCAGATGGCGACGGGGGCGGAAGCCCTGAAGACCTTCGCGGTCTCTCGGCTGCTCTTCGACAACGTTCCGCACGTCAAGGTCTTCTGGGTCATGCACGGCGTCCAGACGGCGCAGTTGGCGTTGCAGCACGGTGCCGATGACATGGACGGTTCGGTGGTGGAGTACAAGATCACCCACGACGCGGACAATTACGGCACGCCGAACAAGTTGACCCGCGAGGACTTGCTGGACCTGATCCGGGACGCCGGGTTCCGGCCGGTGGAGCGGAACACGCGGTACGAGATCATCCGCGAGTACGAGGGCCCGGACGCGTCGCGTCGCGAGTCGCCTCAGCCGATGAGGGTGTGA